Proteins from one Impatiens glandulifera chromosome 2, dImpGla2.1, whole genome shotgun sequence genomic window:
- the LOC124923678 gene encoding uncharacterized protein LOC124923678: MGEYKSEGTIQVGSCYGFRVNSNRHDQFVKKLGKNRNGSSSSKSWGLLGDPELQRKKRVASYKAYSVEGKVKGSIRNTFRWLKLKYTQVIYGC; this comes from the coding sequence ATGGGAGAATACAAATCAGAGGGTACTATTCAAGTGGGGAGCTGCTATGGATTCAGAGTGAATTCAAATCGACATGATCAGTTTGTGAAGAAATTAGGGAAAAACAGAAATGGGtcttcttcatcaaaatcatggGGATTGTTGGGGGATCCTGAATTGCAGAGGAAGAAAAGGGTTGCTAGCTATAAGGCTTATTCAGTTGAAGGGAAAGTTAAAGGCTCCATTAGAAACACTTTTAGGTGGCTTAAGCTCAAGTATACTCAGGTTATCTATGGCTGCTAG